The genomic interval TGGGTGGAATATAGATCTTGTTGTTCCAGAAACATGGAGAGGAGAATATGGTCTTGTTGCTGCACAGAGATGGAAGAGCTTTACAGGCAGAATATGGAAGTTACCTGTTTTATTTTCAGGATCTGTTCCATTGCATATTTACAGGGCAAGACTTGACAAAGTGATCGAGAAAGTTGATCCAGATGTTGTATATGTCCATCATGAGCCTTACGGACTGGCAACTTTCCAATGGTATCTGGCTAATAAGATCGCAAAAAGTGTTCCCATAGGTTTTTTTTCATGGCAGAACATTCTGAAGAATTATCCGCTACCTATCCAGGTGGGAGAACAATGGGTTTATAGAAATAGCAGTTTTGCTTTTGTGGGTTCTAAAGGAGCCGAAGAAGTGTTGCGCGAGAAAGGATATAAAGGACCAGTATATTACAAGCCGGGCTTTGTGAATCTCGATATATACAAGCCATATCCGGAGGAAGCCAGAAAAATAAGGAGAGAATTAGGTGTTGAAGATAAATATGTTATAGGTTTTGTTGGTAGATTAGTAAGGGAAAAAGGTGTTGTTACTTTAGTTAAGGCTCTGGGCTTGCTTGATGATAGGCTTGATTGGGTATGTTTTTTTATCGGAAAGGGAAACTTGTTAGATTTTTTAAAGAGCGAGTCTGTGCGTCTGGGAATTGATAGAAGAGTAATATTTATGGATTACATTAAGCATGAAAATATCCCTTATTATCTGTCTTTGATGGATTTGTTGATTCTGCCTTCTGAAACTCAAAAAAACTGGAAAGAGCAATTTGGGCGCGTCATTATTGAGGCAATGGCCTGTGGGACACCAGTGATTGGTTCAAGTTGTGGAGAAATACCTCATCTTATCCAGAAGACAGGAGGCGGATTGATCTTCCGTGAAGGAAATTACGAAGAGTTAGCTGAGTGTATTGTTAAATTGTTGAATGATGAAGCGCTTAGAAACAACCTGGTAATCAGAGGTGGCAATGTGGTTAGAAATGAATATTCTCTGGAAGCTGTAGCTTCAGCCTTTGTCTGTAATCTTAAGCGCGTTCTGAGAGGATTTTAATGATATGCGGATTGCCTGTTACGCGCTGGTGGAGCAGCACGCCGGGAGCGTGGCGTCGGCCAACTACCTGATTCTGGAGGAACTGCTGCGGCGGGGGCATCAGGTGGACCTGTTCGCCAAGGCCGACTTTGTGCGTCGGCCGGAAGGGCTGGAACGCTGGCCGAATTTCCACTACGAAGGCGTGTTGCTGGAGCGGTTGGGGGCGTTGCGCGACCGGTGGCGTCCGCTCCTTCGTGGCGGTCTGGAACGTGTGGTGGAAGACTGGATCTATCGCCGACATCTGGAGGCCATTGCCCGTCGGGTAGCCGAACGGCACCGACAGCAGCCCTACGACGTGTTGCTGTTTCTGGGCGTGGGGGCTCAGTTCGAGGTGGCGGGGCTTCCGGCGGTGGCCTGGTTGCAGGGCCCTCCGCAGACCGAATGGCAGGCGATCCATCGGCTCCGGCACCGACTGATCGAACTGGCCGGCCGGATGCTCTACTGGAAGCTCCGGGTCTTTTACCGACACCGGCAGCGCGTGGCGCGACGTGAGCTGACCCGCTGCCGGGCCGTGATCTGCGGCAGTGAATGGAGTCGGCAGCACGTGATCGCCTTTGGCGTGCCAGCCGAGCGTGTGTTCGCGCTGCCCTATCCGTTCGATCTGGAGCTGTTTCGGCCTGAGCCGAACGTACCGCCAAGGCATCCGGGCCGACGGACGTTCCTCTGGCTGGGGCGTATCGACCCGCGCAAGCGACTGGATCTGATGCTGGAAGCCTTTGCCCTGCTGCTGGAAAAACGCCGCGACGTGCATCTGGAGATCATCGGACGCTTCACCTATGCCCCCGAGTACCGGCGGCTGATCGAGGATTTTCCGTTCCCGGAGCATCTGACCTACGCGCCTTATATCGCGCGAACCGAAGTGCCGGATCTGCTGCGTTCGGTAGATGTGATTGTGCAGCCCAGCGAAGACGAAAATTTTGGTTCCACGGTGGCCGAGGCGCTCTGCTGCGGCAAGCCCGTGGTGGTGGGTCCCACGAACGGCACCGGCGAATACTGCGGAGCGGCTGCTTTTCGGTTCGAACGCTACACGCCCGCGTCGCTCTGCGCGGCGCTGGAGGCTGCGCTGCAGGCTATCGAAACCGATCCGGCCGGCCTGGCGGCCATGGCCCGTCAGATCGCGGAGGAGCAGTTCGAGGTGCGCCGGGTGGTGGATCGGCTGGAGGAGATTCTGACGTGGACGGCAGGCGTGCAGTCCCTTCGGGAGCCGGCACGGCAGACCGGATGAACATAGCTTAGGGGGCGGTAAAGCAAACATGCAGGTCCTTCAAGTGGGTAGCGGGTGGTTTGCGGAGGCGCCGGGGGGACTGGAGCGGGTCTACGAGGCGCTGTGCCGGTACCTGCCGGGGGCCGGGGTTGTGTGCCGGGGCGTTGTGGTGGGATCTGAAGCGGTGTCGCAGGCCACCGAAGGGCATTTCGTGGCGGCGGCGCGTCCGGATGCGCCGCTCTGGCAGCGCTGGCAGGGCATGCGGCAGGCCGTGCGGCAACTCCGCCGGACGACATCGTTCGATCTGGTGGCCGCCCACTTTGCGCTCTACACGTTCCCGGTGCTGGATCTGGTGCGCGATCTCCCGCTGGTGGTGCATTTCCACGGACCCTGGGCATGGGAGGGCCGCGAGGAGGCAAAAGGCGGCCTGCAGGTGGCCGTCAAGACCTGGCTGGAACGCACGGTTTACCGACGGGGGGCGCGGTGCATCGTGCTGTCGGAGGCGTTCGGCCGGGAGCTGGTGCAGCGCTACGGGGTGGCGCCCGAGCGGGTGCGCGTCGTGCCCGGTGGGGTGGAAGCCGATCGCTTTGCGCTGCCGCACACGCGGCGTGAAGCCCGGGAAGTGCTGGGGTGGCCGACCGACCGGCCGATCGTGCTGAGCGTGCGGCGTCTGGTGCGGCGCATGGGACTGGAGCGACTTATTGAGGCCATGGTCGAGGTGCGGCGGCAGGTGCCGGAGGTGCTTTTGCTGATCGCCGGGCGCGGATCGCTGGCCGACGCGTTGCAGGCACAGATCGACGCGCTGGGGCTGGCGCAGCACGTGCGGCTGCTGGGTTTTGTGCCGGACGACCAGCTGCCACTGGCCTACCGGGCGGCCGACCTGACCGTCGTGCCGACGGTGGCGCTGGAAGGCTTCGGCCTGATCACGCTCGAGTCGCTGGCGGCCGGCACGCCCGTGCTGGTAACGCCGGTGGGAGGGCTGCCCGAAGCCGTACGGGGGCTCTCGGAAGCGCTGGTGCTGGAAGACGCAACCCCGGAGGCGCTGGCGGCCGGACTGACCGAAGTGCTAACGGGTCGGCGGCCGCTGCCTTCAGATGAAACCTGCCGGGCGTACGTCTGCGCCCACTACGACTGGCCCGTCATCGCCCGCCGCGTGAAGGCCGTGTATGAGGAGGTACTGTGAATATGACGGTACGCTTGAATCTGCGCACTCTTTTTCTGGATCACAGCGCGGCACTCGGCGGGGCCGAACTGTATCTGCTCGATCTGGCCCCGGCTTTTGCGCCGCCCGGCGAGGTGCTGCTGCTGGAAGAGGGGCCCTTTTATGAAAAGCTCCGGGCGGCAGGTATCCCGGCCGACGTGATCGCTGCACCCGAAGCGGTCCGGCGTGTGGCGCGGGAGGCCGGACCGTTCCGTGCGCTGCGGGCGGTGCCCGGATTGCTCCGGCTTGCCTGGCGCGTAGCCCGGAAGGCCCGGGCGTTCGATCTGATTTATGCCAATTCCCAGAAGGCGCTGGTGGTCGGGAGCCTGGCGGCGCAGATGGCCCGGCGGCCGCTCGTGTGGAACCTGCACGACGTGCTGACGACCGAGCACTTCAGCGCGATGAACATCCGACTGGCCGTGACGCTGGCCAATCGGTTTGCGCGTCTGGTGATTGCCAACTCGGAGGCTTCGAAAGCAGCTTTCCTTGAGGCTGGCGGGCGGGTGCCGGTCGTGGTAGTGCACAACGGGATCGACGTCGAGCGCTTTGCGGCCGTCGATTCGGAGCAGGTGGTCGCCCTGCGCCAGAAACTCGGTTTGCGCGACGGGCCGGTGGTCGGACTCTTCAGCCGGCTGGCACCCTGGAAAGGACAGCATGTGCTGCTGGAAGCATTGGCCGAGCTACCGTACGTTCAGGCGATTCTGGTGGGGGAGGCGCTGTTTCAGGACGAACAGCTCTACGCCGAGCAGCTCCGGAAACGCGCGGCGCAGCCCGACCTTGAAGGGCGTGTGCATTTTCTGGGATTTCGGGACGATGTGCCGGAGTTGATGCAACTGGTCGATGTGGTGGTGCATACGTCCGTCGCACCCGAACCGTTCGGCCGGGTGATCGTCGAGGGCATGCTGGCCCGTCGTCCCGTCATCGCCACGCGAGGCGGAGGGGCCGTGGAAATTGTGCGCGATGGGGAAACGGGCCTGCTGGTGCAGCCTGGCGATGTGCAGGCGCTTGCCGCCGCCATTCGGCACCTGCTCGAGCACCCGGATCAGGCCCGTCGACTGGCCGAAGCTGCCTACCGGGATGCCCGCCATCGGTTTTCCATAGAGGCCATGCGTAAAGGAGTCCACCAGGCACTGGCCGCCCTGCAGGAAGCTTGACAGCGGTTTTCTTTTTTTCCATACGGTACGCGGCGGCGGGTACATAACGTAATTACGCATTCCAACGTAAATCGGCCTTCTTTTCCTATTCTGCGCACGGCCGAGCTGATCGGCATATCGTTGGCCCCCGGCATCTCCGGCCGGTGCCCGTTCGGGTCCGGGAACGCCCGCCTTCCAACCAGCCAGAAGCAAGATGTCGGAGACGATGCGTTACGTCTGGGGACTGTTGTCGATCGGTTTATTGCTCGCGCTGGGGCTGACGCAATTCCTGAAGGCTGACGAAGAAGTCGTCGTCACGCTTCCCATCGAGGTCATCGGACCCGACGGCTATACGGTGGCCGTCGAAGTGTACGTGTCCGACACGACCGGCGTCGATTCGCTCTACCTGAAAGCCCACAACCTGGGCTACAACTACACGCCCGCGCTTGAAGACACCGGCGGTTACGATAAGAAGGCGTCGTTCCGCATCAACGGCGGGCCGTGGATTCCCATCGACAATGCGCACTTCAAGGCCTTCTATCCGGAGGCGGTCATGTACCGGGAGCCGCTCACCGGGCCTATCGGCGGGCCCTACAAGACGTTGCGGGGGATGATTTCCATTCGGGAGACGGGTAAACTGAAGCCCGGACGCAACGTGATCGAGTTTCGCTTCAACGGGACCGAGGGGGTGACCTCGGGCTATCGCGTGCTGGAGCTGGACCTGCGGCGAGGCGGACGAAACGGCACGAGCGTGCTTGAGGGAACGCGCTTCGTATGGGATGATCCTGCAACATGGGGGCCGCCCGAGGGGTACGACACGCCGGAAGCCGTCGCCGAGGGCAAGGCGCTCTGGCTGGAGCGACGCATTCTGACGGCCAACCCGCTCAACCCCACGCCCATCGTGGCCGCCTGCGCCGATTGCCATGCCGAAAGCGGTCGCGACCTGAAGTACTTCAATTTCTCGAACCACGCCATCATCGAGCGCGCGAAGTTCCACGGGCTCTCGGAGGATGAGGGCAAGAAGATCGCCGCCTACATCCGCTCGATCGATCTTGGACTTCCGCCCGGCGAGACGGTGTCCACCTGTGGCGGCAGGCCGTGGAATCCGCCCTACCAGCCGGGGCCGGGGCTCTCGAAGCGTCCCGTGGAGTGCTGGGCGGCCGGCGCGGGCGTCGACTGGGCGCTTGCGGAGGACCGCGACGTGCTGGCCTTCCTGGCGCCTGATGCGGCCACCGAAGCAGCTTTGAACGCGCTTCAGGGTGTGCCGCCTTCCCCCGAACACTTCCCGGCACGTGCGGATCTGTCGGTGGAGAATCTGGTGCGGCGCTTCGATCTGAAGAAGTCTTTGCCGCTCAGCGACATCCCGGTGGCCTACCAGATGCCCGACATTTTCGATTGGTGGCCGGACATCTATCCGGGGGATTACTTCGGAGATGAGGCCTTCCACAGCTCACAGGCCTATCAGAACTGGAAACAGGCCTACGAGGAGTTAGAACAACCCGGAAAGGTAGATGCGCTCATCGAAGAGGCAAAACGCGACGTCAATAGCTGGATGAGCCGGGGGCTTCCGACGTACTTCCGCTTCGAGATGAACACGAAGGACATGCCGCAGGACCTCAGGCCGTATTTGCCTGAATCCTGGCAGCAGAACACGGGCGAGGGAGAGATCGCTAAGCTCTCGGTGCGGCAGTGGATCCTGATCAAGCTCTGGGAGCTGCTTCACGAGCACAAGTTAGAAGATACGACCGTCGAGGTCTACGGAAATAATGCCCGCTCGGGTGAGATCGACCTGACAGGCTGGGACCGCAACTGGCCCGTGCGCGGCATGTGGGTCTACGACATGGCCACGCACAAGCAGGGAAGCAAGTTCGCAGACATCGGGCCCTACCCGACAAAGCCGCAGGATTTCTACTTCTCGATGGCCTGGTACCAGATGGCTCAGATCCTCAACAGCGGCGTGCGCACCTCAGGCGGCACGACGAACGTCGACTGGAACTACGTCTTCGGGCTCATTAACGACGTGCAACGTGAGTACCGGGTTCGTTTCGGCGCCGAATATCTCAAGAGTGTCGTTACGATGATGCAGACGCGCACGTCGTGGTACGTCGAAAACAATGCACCCGAGTGGATGGTGCCGGGTTTCGGCAAGCAGAACCGCCCGGGCTTTAAGGACCTCAAAGAGTTCATGCCGCTCAACTGGTTCTATCTCGGGCATAAGCAGCGCACCGAGGAGTTCACGCCCGAGGAGATGCGAAACATCACCGAGGCGCTGCTCCGGGTATGGATCGAAGAGGCCGAGCGCTACGACGAGCGGCACTTTGAATACATCCGAATGCTTGATGCAAAAGACTGGAGGAAAGACAATCTACTACCTCAGGACACGACCTACGACGTGCGCTACGAGCGCTGCAACAGTGCCGTACCGCTCGATCCGAACTGGTACAAGGACGAGGCCATGCTGCAGTTCCTGTATCAGGCCCAGTGCTACGGGGTAGACGAGGCCGTGCTCGATCGTGTCGCACGTTATATGGAGCGCATGAGCCCCGGAGGGAACTGGGAACGGTTTTTCCTGAGCACGGACACCACGCACCAGACGCTGACGCTGGAAGCCGGTTGGAATCTGGTTTCGCTGCACGTGCAGCCCGCAAGCGACCGCCTCGACGACCTGCTGACACCGATTCGCGATCGCCTGGTGCTGGTCAAGGACGGAGACGGCCGCGTCTACAGTCCCGAGCTGGGCGTCGACCAGATCGGCCGCTGGGACTGGCGTCGCGCCTACATGATCTTTGTGGCCGAGCCGACGACCTGGACGGTCGAAGGTCGTGCGATTCCGGCGACGGCGAGCATTGGCCTGGAGGCGGGCTGGAACCTGATTCCCTACTGGCCGACGACGTCGATGCCGGTGTCGGAGGCGCTGGCCTCGCTGGGTTCGTCGCTGGTGCTGGTGAAGGACCTGGAAGGGCGGCTCTACTTCCCGGAATACGACATCTACACGTTGCAGACGCTGGAGCCGGGCCGGGGCTATAAGGTGTACGTGAGTCGTGCGGCGACGCTGACGTATCCGGCTTCGGGAAGCGGCAAGCGGAGTCCGGCGGCGGCCTCTGTGGAGGATGGCGTGGCAGTGATGAGCAGCGTGCTGATTCTGGAGGGATTGCCGGAAGGCGGCTGGGTGCAGGTGCGGACGGCGAGCGGCGAAGTGGTCGGGGAAGGCGTGGTGCGAGCGGGCAGGGTGGCCGTGGTGGTCCGGGGGGATGAGCCGCTGACGGAAGTGCGCGAGGGTGCCGAGGTCGGAGAGGCGCTGACGTTGTGGTGGGTGGACGAGGACGAGGCGCGGCGGCTCGAAGTGCGGCGGGTGATGGATGTGCTTGGAGGAAGGGAGCTTTCGGCCGCCCTGCAATTTACGCCGGACCAGGTGTGGGTGGTCGAGGCGGAAGGCTTGCCGCTGGAGTTTGCCGTACAGGCGCCCTATCCGAATCCGGTTGTCGAACGCGCCACGATTTCCTATCAGTTACCGGAGGCGGCGGAGGTACGGCTGGAGGTGTTTGATGTGCTCGGTCGGCGGGTGGCGACCCTGGTGGACGAACGTCAGGAAGCCGGCATTCATCGCGTGGTCATCGACGCGCGTGATCTGGCCGGTGGTACCTATTTCTACCGGCTACAGGCCGGTCCCCATCGCGCCGCCGGGCAGATGGTGGTCATTCGATAGGGCATCTGTGTACCGGCCGAAAGTGGCCGGCATCTCTTCCCTGATCATCCACGAGCTACGCGGCTTCTGCGTGTTCCTGCGCGCTTGTTCCACTTACTCCGCGAGGCAGGATCATGCAGTACTGCCGTCGTTCGCTGTCTGCGCTCCTCTGGGGCGCGCTGGTGTTGCTTGGAAGCTGGGTGCTGATGACTTCCTCCCGAAAGCTCCAGGCTGGCGAAGAGGTGGTCGTGAAGCTTCCCATCGAAGTGATCGGTCCGGATAGCTTCGTGGTGGCCATCGAGGTCTTCGTGAGCGACACCAGCGGGGTCGACTCCATGTACCTTAAGGCTCACAACCTGGGCTATAAATACGTGCCCGAGTTGGATGGTAGTCCAGACTACGATAAAAAGGCAAGCTTCCGCATCAACGGTGGGGCATGGATTCCGATAGACAATGCGCATTTCAAGGCCTTCTACCCGGAATCGAAGATGTACGCCCCGCCGCTTACCGGCCCGATCGGTGGGCCGTATCAGACGCTGCGGGGCATGATCTCGATTCGCGAAACCGGAAAGCTCCGGCCCGGACGCAACGTGATCGAGTTTCGCTTCAACGGGACGGAGGGGATCTCTTCGGGCTACCGCGTGCTGGAGCTGGATCTGCGACGGGGCGGACGCAACGGCCCGAGCGCCCTTCAGGGAACGCGCTTCGTGTGGGATGATCCTGCAACATGGGGGCCGCCCGAGGGCTACGACACCCCGGAAGCCGTGGCCGAGGGCGAGCGGCTCTGGGAAAGCCGACGCATCCTGCTGAAGAACGCCCGCGAACCTGTTCCGATCGTGGCCGCCTGCGCCGACTGCCATGCCGAAAACGGCTTCGACCTGAAGTACTTCAACTTCTCCAACCACGCCATCATCGAACGGGCGAAGTTTCACGGGCTCTCGGAAGACGAAGGGAAGAAGATCGCCGCCTACATCCGCTCGGTCGATCTGAAGCTTCCCGAGGGCGAGACCGTCTCGAGCTGCGGGGGACGTCCCTGGGATCCACCCTACCAGCCCGGCCCCGGACTCTCGAAACGGCCCGTCGAGTGCTGGGCCGCGGGCGCCGGACGCAAATGGGTGCTCAGCTCGGACCGCCAGATGCTGGCCTTCCTGGCCCCGAGCGCGCGCTTTCGCGCCGAGCTGGACGCGCTCCAGGGCACGGCCGAGCCCGGATCGCTCCGTCCTGAGGCGGATCTGTCCTGGGAGAACGTGCAGCGCTACTGGCGCATGGACTCGACGCTCGTGCTTGCGGACATCCCCGTGGCCTTCGAGCTTCCGGACATCTTTGCGTGGTGGCCGCAGATCTATCCGGGCGACTTCTTCCCGGCGGACGTCTGGTTCAGCTCGAAGTACTACCAGAACTACGAGAAGGTTAAAGAACTACTTGAGACGAACGGCCCCGAATACTACATCGAGAAGCAGCGCCAGAGCCGCAACTCGCCAGCGTGGGACGAAGGCCTGGCGAAGCTCTTCGCCGACTACAATTTCCGCCTGAATCCCAAGCACAATGACCACGAAGACCTGAGTCCTCCGCCGGAGTGGGGCGGGCGCTACCCGACGCATCCGGTCGGCCGCATGATGCACATCGCCGTGGCCCGCTGGTTCCTCATGAAGATGTGGGAGCTCCAGATGGAATACAAGCTGGAGGACCACTACGCGGACGTCTACGGCGACAACGTGCGCGGCATCCCCATGGAGAAGGCCGATCGGGCGCTGCTGCTCACGGGGCCGTGGCTGATGGACCAGACGATGCACCGCCTTTCGAAGAACGACCTGGCCTTCGCCGCGCCCTATCCGACGATGGCGCGACATCATTACGAGGATCTTTCGTGGTGGCATCTGGCCACGGTGCTCACGCCGAAGCTCCGGACCGACAATCCCTCGAGCGGCGCGATCGACTGGTCCTACATCTTCGAGCAGAGCCGGCGGGCGCTGGAGCGCTACGGCCGCGACCACACGATTGGCCATCTCTACTACGTGATCGCCGCCATGCAGGCCCACACGTCGTGGTATGCTGACGAAGGCTTCACGCCGGGATGGGGATCGACGCGTCGGCTCGGCGTGCGCATGATGAAGACCGGCTCGCCGCTCACGTGGTTCATGTTCTACATGCCCAACGGCTTCCGGGAGCTGGATCGGGACACGCTCCGGATGATCACAGAGAACCTGCTCCGGAGCTGGCTGATCGAAGCGCGGCGCTATGACCTGAAGCACTGGCAGTCGCTCTATGGAGATGAGCGCGTAGGCGGATCGAAGGGCATCGAGCCGCCCGAAACCGTCTTCGACGTGCCGCAGGAGCGCTGCACCGAAGACGGTCATCCGGCGGCCAATGTCGAGATCAACGACTGGAAGAACCGGGCTTTTATGCAATACCTGTACAACGCGCAGTGCGTGGGCGTGCGTCCGACGCTGCTCGACAGCGTGGCGCGCTTCTGGGAAGCGATCTCTCCGGGAGGGAACTGGGAACGGTTCTTCCTGAATGATGAGGAAACGCCGACCCGGGCCGAGGAAGCGCCGGATTCCGGGACGTTCTCGCTGGAGCCGCTCTATCCCAATCCGGCCGTCCACAGGGTGACGATCGCGTACACGCTGCCCCGGGTGCTGCCCGTGCGGCTGGAGGTTTATGATCTGCTGGGACGCAGGGTGGCCGTGGTGGTCGATGCCGTGCAACCGGCCGGAACCCATCGGATGCCCTTCGAACTGCAATCGCTGGCCAGCGGACGCTATGTGGTTCGATTGCAGGCAGGGCCGCACGAGGCCAGCCGCTCGCTGATCGTGCAGAATTGACACTCCCCCGCTTGAAAGCGGGGGATTCTTGCTTCACCGATCCGAGCCTGCCAGCATGAAAGCCGACGAGGACTTACCGGGATCTCCACAAGCTCGACTTCGGGTGTGTCCCACCCTACGAATGTTCTCGGCCGCGTTCGCGTCGCGCTGGTGTTCTGCCCCACACTCGGGGCAGGTCCAGCAGCGGACGTTCAGCGGCAAGTTGTCTATGACGTGACCGCACGCGGAGCAGCGTTTACTGCTGGGGAAGAAGCGGTCGATCAATACGACGGTACGCCCGGCCATCTCAGCCTTGTACTGCACCAGTCGGAGGAGTTCACCCCATCCGGCATCCGAGATGGACAGAGCGATGTTGCGGTTGCGGACCATGTTCTTCACTGCCAGCGACTCGAAGCAAAGGACTTGGTTCTCGTCCACAAGCTTGCGGGTCAGCTTGTGCAGGAAGTCTCTGCGTTGGTCCGCAATCTTGGCGTGGATGCGGGCCACCTTGCGCCGGGCCTTCTCCCAGTTCCGGCTTCCCTTTTGCTTCCGGCTCAGGCTTCGCTGCGCCCGCTTGAGGCGACGGAGGCTCTTGCGGAGATGCCGGGGGTTGCCGCTATACCACACCTCCCCGTCGCTGCTGGATGTGACGACGAGATCGTTCAGGCCGAGGTCAACACCAATACTCCGATTCAACTTCGGCAAGGGTTTAGCATCTACCTCAACAACAAAGGAGACGTGGTACCGCCCGGCCGAGTCAAGCGTCACGGTGCAGGACGAGGGCTTTGATGGAAGCGTGCGGCTCCACCGGACTTTGATCGTGCCGGGGATCTTTGCCAACTTCAGCCTGCCGTCGCGCACGTCGAAGGCGGTGCCGACGTAACGAGCACTTTGCCGATCTCGCTTACGCTTGAAGGAGGGGTAGCCGCTGCGGCCCTCGAAGAAGTTGGTGAAGGCCCGTTCGAGGTTGCGGAGGCTCTGCTGCAGAACGACGGCGGAGCATTCGGCAAGCCAGGCGGTTTCGGCCTCCTTCTTCTTCTGGGTGAGCAGCTGAGCCGTTTCAGCGTAGCCCATGCTTCGCCCTTCGCCGTAGTAGGCGTCGGTGCGAAGCCTGAGAGCCCAATTGTACACCCAGCGGGCGCACCCAAACGTCTTGGCGAGTTCGGCGCGTTGCTCCGGATTGGGGTAGAGACGGTATCGGTATGCCAGTTGGTAACCCATTTCTACAACGATACCCCCATCCCTGTAGATGTTCCGCTCAGTCGTGCCGCCGTCTGTAGACGGCGGAGAACTCCTTCGCAGAAATAGCCGGGGCTTATCCAGACGGATAGCTTGCGCCATTGGCGCATAACGGATCGGTCAAAACCGGTGCGCCGCAGTCCGGGCGACGCCCTAATCTTTTTGATGCGTGCGCCGTAGTATTGCTAAGGGCGCGCATTCGGAGACCGTTCCATTTTCAGGGGGGCGCATGCAACAGATCAGCCGCCAGGAGCACGGGGGACCGGTGGTCAGCATTCTGATCCCGACGTTCAACCGGGCGGGGTATCTACAGGCGGCGCTGGCGAGCGCCTGCGCCCAGACCTATCCGAACCTGGAGATCATCGTGCTGGACGACGCCAGCTCTGATCATACCCCGGCGGTGGTCCGGGCCTTTCAGCAGCAGGATGATCGGATTGTGTACGTGCGCAACCACCGAAACCGGGGTCTGGTGGCCAACTGGCGACAGGGCGTCGAAATGGCGCGCGGCGACTTTTTTTGCTTTCTGGGCGACGACGACACGCTGGAGCCGGCTTTTGTGGAGACGCTGCTGCAACCGCTTCGTCAGGATGCCCGCCTGGTGCTGGCTTTCTGTGATCACTGGGTCATGGACGGTGAGGGGCGGCGGCTGCCGGATGACAGCGAGCGAAACACCCGGCGCTGGCGACGCGCGCGCCTGCCGGAAGGTCCGGTGGGCGATTTCCTGCGGGTTGCGCTGATCGATCGGTCCGTGTTCATCGGGGCCGTGCTGTTCCGCCGGGCGTCCGTACATCCCACGTTTCTGGCCGATGAGGCGCGGGCCATGGTGGACCTGTGGCTGTTGTACCGGTGCGCGCAGCAGGGCGGCGCCTACTACGTGCCGCAGCGGCTGGCCAGTTGCCGCTGGCAACCCGGCGGCGTCAGCCGGAGCTGGAACTGGCGTCTCTACGGGTTCGAAGGCGAACTATTCTGCTACCGGCACTTTCTGCAGGATCCGGCGCTGGCGCCGTACCGACCGGTTTTCGAAGCCCGGATGGCCTATGCGTTGACCACCTACGGCAACACGCTGCTCAGCATAGGACAGCGGGTGGCCGCACGGGAGCGTTTGCGACAGGCGTTGCGCCTGCGGTGGACGCTGCGCAGCAGCGTGGGCTACGTCCTGACCTGGCTGGGACCGCCGGGGAGC from Rhodothermus marinus carries:
- a CDS encoding glycosyltransferase — protein: MKLLVISHACVTPINQDFWSFVMHKYGWNIDLVVPETWRGEYGLVAAQRWKSFTGRIWKLPVLFSGSVPLHIYRARLDKVIEKVDPDVVYVHHEPYGLATFQWYLANKIAKSVPIGFFSWQNILKNYPLPIQVGEQWVYRNSSFAFVGSKGAEEVLREKGYKGPVYYKPGFVNLDIYKPYPEEARKIRRELGVEDKYVIGFVGRLVREKGVVTLVKALGLLDDRLDWVCFFIGKGNLLDFLKSESVRLGIDRRVIFMDYIKHENIPYYLSLMDLLILPSETQKNWKEQFGRVIIEAMACGTPVIGSSCGEIPHLIQKTGGGLIFREGNYEELAECIVKLLNDEALRNNLVIRGGNVVRNEYSLEAVASAFVCNLKRVLRGF
- a CDS encoding glycosyltransferase family 4 protein, with product MRIACYALVEQHAGSVASANYLILEELLRRGHQVDLFAKADFVRRPEGLERWPNFHYEGVLLERLGALRDRWRPLLRGGLERVVEDWIYRRHLEAIARRVAERHRQQPYDVLLFLGVGAQFEVAGLPAVAWLQGPPQTEWQAIHRLRHRLIELAGRMLYWKLRVFYRHRQRVARRELTRCRAVICGSEWSRQHVIAFGVPAERVFALPYPFDLELFRPEPNVPPRHPGRRTFLWLGRIDPRKRLDLMLEAFALLLEKRRDVHLEIIGRFTYAPEYRRLIEDFPFPEHLTYAPYIARTEVPDLLRSVDVIVQPSEDENFGSTVAEALCCGKPVVVGPTNGTGEYCGAAAFRFERYTPASLCAALEAALQAIETDPAGLAAMARQIAEEQFEVRRVVDRLEEILTWTAGVQSLREPARQTG
- a CDS encoding glycosyltransferase family 4 protein, which translates into the protein MQVLQVGSGWFAEAPGGLERVYEALCRYLPGAGVVCRGVVVGSEAVSQATEGHFVAAARPDAPLWQRWQGMRQAVRQLRRTTSFDLVAAHFALYTFPVLDLVRDLPLVVHFHGPWAWEGREEAKGGLQVAVKTWLERTVYRRGARCIVLSEAFGRELVQRYGVAPERVRVVPGGVEADRFALPHTRREAREVLGWPTDRPIVLSVRRLVRRMGLERLIEAMVEVRRQVPEVLLLIAGRGSLADALQAQIDALGLAQHVRLLGFVPDDQLPLAYRAADLTVVPTVALEGFGLITLESLAAGTPVLVTPVGGLPEAVRGLSEALVLEDATPEALAAGLTEVLTGRRPLPSDETCRAYVCAHYDWPVIARRVKAVYEEVL
- a CDS encoding glycosyltransferase family 4 protein; protein product: MTVRLNLRTLFLDHSAALGGAELYLLDLAPAFAPPGEVLLLEEGPFYEKLRAAGIPADVIAAPEAVRRVAREAGPFRALRAVPGLLRLAWRVARKARAFDLIYANSQKALVVGSLAAQMARRPLVWNLHDVLTTEHFSAMNIRLAVTLANRFARLVIANSEASKAAFLEAGGRVPVVVVHNGIDVERFAAVDSEQVVALRQKLGLRDGPVVGLFSRLAPWKGQHVLLEALAELPYVQAILVGEALFQDEQLYAEQLRKRAAQPDLEGRVHFLGFRDDVPELMQLVDVVVHTSVAPEPFGRVIVEGMLARRPVIATRGGGAVEIVRDGETGLLVQPGDVQALAAAIRHLLEHPDQARRLAEAAYRDARHRFSIEAMRKGVHQALAALQEA